A window of Mucilaginibacter sp. PAMC 26640 contains these coding sequences:
- a CDS encoding efflux transporter periplasmic adaptor subunit, producing the protein MKSILIAIIAIALFSCSPKPQAAQAPPPPALPVASVTSGSQTTYQEYPASIEGTVNVEVRPQVAGALDKVFVDEGAFVSAGQPIFKINEQPYRAALNNALASLHAAEAAGGNAQLEVDKLTPLVANKVVSDYQLKTAKSSFQVAKANIESAKANVATAQINVGYTLIKAPVSGYIGRLLKKQGSLVSPQDVDALTQLSDVHDVHVYFSLGEKDFVAFKAQYPGATLGDKLKNLPAVALLLSDNSEYAKQGHIDMIDGQFDKTTGAITLRASFSNPQGLLRSGNTGKVRLSLQHADALIVPESATIEMQDKVFVFALADSNKVKKLPITIVGKSGSNYLVTDGIKAGDQIVLSGIDHLQEGTVIAPQKAVADKAVAALKN; encoded by the coding sequence ATGAAAAGTATCTTAATTGCAATCATAGCGATAGCTTTATTCAGCTGTTCGCCAAAGCCGCAGGCGGCACAGGCACCGCCACCGCCTGCATTACCGGTAGCCAGTGTAACATCCGGATCACAAACCACTTACCAGGAATACCCAGCTTCTATAGAAGGCACGGTTAACGTGGAAGTTCGCCCTCAGGTAGCTGGCGCCTTAGATAAGGTTTTTGTTGACGAAGGAGCATTTGTGTCTGCCGGTCAGCCGATCTTCAAAATAAACGAACAGCCTTACCGCGCTGCGTTAAACAACGCACTAGCAAGTTTACACGCAGCAGAAGCAGCTGGAGGCAACGCCCAATTGGAAGTTGATAAATTAACGCCACTGGTTGCCAACAAGGTAGTATCAGATTACCAATTAAAAACTGCCAAATCATCTTTCCAGGTTGCCAAAGCGAATATCGAATCCGCTAAAGCTAATGTAGCAACTGCGCAGATCAACGTGGGTTATACCCTGATCAAAGCACCGGTAAGCGGGTACATTGGTCGCCTGTTGAAGAAACAGGGCAGCTTGGTGTCTCCGCAGGATGTTGATGCTTTAACCCAGCTGTCTGATGTGCACGATGTACACGTTTATTTCTCCTTGGGCGAAAAAGACTTTGTCGCCTTTAAAGCCCAATACCCGGGTGCTACCCTTGGCGATAAGCTTAAAAACCTGCCGGCAGTAGCTTTACTTTTATCTGATAACAGCGAATATGCCAAACAGGGCCATATTGATATGATCGACGGGCAGTTTGATAAAACTACAGGTGCCATAACGTTGAGAGCAAGCTTCAGCAATCCACAAGGGTTGTTGCGCAGTGGCAACACCGGTAAAGTAAGGTTAAGCCTCCAGCATGCCGATGCCCTTATCGTTCCTGAATCTGCTACCATAGAGATGCAGGATAAGGTATTTGTATTCGCATTAGCGGATAGCAACAAAGTGAAAAAACTACCAATCACTATTGTGGGTAAAAGCGGCAGCAATTACCTGGTTACCGATGGCATTAAAGCCGGCGATCAGATCGTGTTGAGTGGTATAGATCACTTGCAGGAAGGCACCGTGATCGCCCCGCAAAAAGCAGTTGCCGATAAAGCAGTTGCCGCTTTAAAAAACTAA
- a CDS encoding TetR family transcriptional regulator has translation MASKDRILRLKEETRVNILDAALDIVKEDGWAALSMRKIADKIEYTAPIIYEYFANKEAILLELTRKGYLLLAGKLNEVKAKYKSPADQLEAMWLEYWNFAFANKELYQGMFGITTSCACEMVNNLPEAELPWDIISASIGDLMKIADMDSEIICTKYYTFWSIVHGLVSINLLNRGNTDEINKQVLRDAITGIIKSITP, from the coding sequence ATGGCAAGTAAAGACAGGATATTACGATTGAAAGAGGAGACCAGGGTCAACATCCTGGATGCTGCTCTTGATATTGTTAAAGAAGACGGATGGGCTGCCTTAAGCATGCGCAAAATTGCCGATAAGATTGAATACACTGCTCCAATCATTTATGAATACTTTGCCAATAAAGAAGCGATCTTGTTGGAACTTACCCGTAAAGGTTACCTGCTTTTAGCCGGGAAACTAAATGAGGTTAAGGCAAAATATAAATCCCCGGCAGATCAGTTGGAGGCGATGTGGCTGGAGTATTGGAACTTTGCCTTTGCAAACAAGGAGTTGTACCAGGGAATGTTTGGTATTACTACCAGCTGTGCCTGCGAAATGGTTAATAATTTACCGGAAGCCGAACTGCCATGGGATATTATCTCTGCATCCATTGGTGACCTTATGAAAATTGCCGATATGGATTCAGAGATCATTTGTACTAAGTATTATACATTTTGGTCGATAGTGCATGGTTTGGTTTCTATTAATTTGCTTAATCGCGGTAACACCGATGAAATCAACAAGCAGGTACTGAGAGATGCCATCACCGGAATAATTAAATCGATAACCCCTTAA
- a CDS encoding multidrug transporter AcrB: MFQKFIERPVLSTVISILLVILGVLGLTKLPLQQFPDIAPPAVLVAAVYPGANAETVLRSVAPSLEESINGVEGMSYMSSTASNDGSLAITVYFKQGTNPDQAAVNVQNRVTQATSQLPAEVVQQGITTTKQQNSLIGAIGIYTEDPKKYDQTFVANYAAINIIPEIKRIQGIGSAVIFGGVKDYSMRVWLNPGQMASYKITPAEVMAAIQDKNLEAAPGKLGERSNETFEYVIKYKGKLTKPEEYQNIAIRANADGSVLHLKDVARVELGAYSYTSATHLNGKDGIGIGLIQLAGSNANEIQLAVDKVMEKAAKDFPAGIKFNQFYRTKTALDESITQVQHTLIEAFILVFLVVYLFLQDFRSTLIPAIAVPVAILGTFFFMSLFGFSINLLTLFALVLAIGIVVDDAIVVVEAVHAKMEHEHLAPKAATTKAMHEITGAIISITLVMAAVFLPVGFMEGSTGIFYRQFAFTMSIAILISAVNALTLSPALSALFLKDTHAVKADGTLTVKRSYKQKFFDGFNSSFSSITDRYVGGIKFLIRNKWVSMGGLALITVFTVYLVSTTKSGFIPTEDQGFVAISVSTPSGTSLDATTKMLSKAEKELRALPAARFVTAISGFNLLTNSNSPSAAVVFVLLKPNEDRGEVKDINEIQNIIRGKLGAITQGTFFVFSFPTVPGFSNVEALDVVLQDKTGGKLDKFSGVANNFIGKLMAKPAIAYAFTSFKADYPQLQLEVDDEKANQLGVNVKDILQTMQAYFGSAQASDFNRFGKYYRVVVQADIADRTDAAAIDRVFVKNKTGEMVPINTLVKLTRVYGSETASRYNLFNSIQVNAIPKPGYSSGDAIKAIQETAKEELPSGFDYQFSGQTREEISSGGQSAIVFMLCLVFVYFLLSAQYESYILPLAVILSIPTGIFGVFAVLGLTGIENNIYVQVALIMLIGLLAKNAILIVEFAVQRRKEGNSLVNSAIEAARLRLRPIIMTSLAFVFGLFPMSIATGPSAQGNHSISIGAAGGMVSGVLLGLFIIPVLFVIFQHLQEKISGAPVAKHLDKKANNNGEHAELHTELR, from the coding sequence ATGTTTCAAAAATTTATAGAACGGCCGGTACTTTCCACGGTAATCTCCATATTATTGGTGATATTAGGTGTGCTTGGCTTAACAAAATTGCCCTTACAACAGTTTCCTGATATTGCACCGCCCGCGGTGCTGGTAGCCGCTGTTTATCCCGGCGCCAATGCCGAAACCGTATTGCGTTCCGTAGCACCATCGTTAGAAGAGTCTATTAATGGTGTGGAGGGGATGAGCTATATGAGTTCAACCGCCAGCAACGATGGCTCCCTGGCCATTACCGTTTACTTTAAACAGGGTACCAATCCGGATCAGGCCGCGGTTAACGTACAAAACCGGGTAACACAGGCAACCAGCCAGTTACCGGCGGAAGTTGTACAGCAGGGTATCACTACCACCAAGCAACAGAACAGCTTAATTGGGGCTATCGGCATTTACACCGAGGATCCCAAAAAATACGATCAGACCTTTGTTGCCAACTATGCTGCCATCAATATCATCCCCGAAATTAAAAGGATCCAGGGGATTGGTTCGGCTGTAATATTTGGGGGCGTAAAAGATTACTCTATGCGGGTGTGGCTCAATCCCGGCCAAATGGCTTCTTACAAAATAACACCGGCCGAGGTAATGGCTGCTATACAGGATAAAAACCTGGAGGCGGCGCCGGGTAAACTTGGCGAGCGCAGCAACGAGACCTTTGAATATGTAATAAAATACAAAGGCAAGCTCACCAAGCCCGAAGAATATCAAAATATCGCTATCCGCGCAAACGCAGATGGTTCAGTATTACATTTAAAAGACGTTGCCCGTGTGGAACTGGGTGCTTACTCATACACCAGTGCTACCCACTTAAATGGTAAAGATGGTATCGGGATCGGGTTAATTCAGTTAGCCGGATCAAACGCCAACGAAATACAACTGGCCGTTGATAAAGTAATGGAAAAGGCTGCCAAAGATTTTCCGGCGGGTATCAAATTCAACCAGTTTTACCGTACAAAAACAGCGCTTGATGAATCTATAACCCAGGTACAGCATACTTTAATAGAGGCCTTTATATTAGTGTTCCTGGTTGTGTACCTGTTCTTACAGGATTTTAGGTCGACATTGATCCCGGCTATTGCAGTACCGGTTGCCATTTTAGGTACATTCTTCTTCATGAGTCTGTTTGGGTTCAGCATTAACCTGCTTACCTTGTTTGCCCTCGTGCTCGCCATCGGTATTGTGGTGGATGATGCCATTGTGGTTGTTGAGGCGGTACATGCCAAGATGGAGCATGAGCATCTTGCCCCAAAAGCAGCTACAACTAAAGCCATGCACGAAATTACCGGTGCTATCATTTCCATCACACTGGTAATGGCCGCGGTATTTCTACCGGTAGGTTTTATGGAAGGATCCACCGGGATCTTTTACAGGCAGTTTGCCTTTACCATGTCAATAGCTATCCTGATCTCTGCGGTTAATGCGTTAACCTTGAGTCCGGCCCTGTCAGCTTTATTTTTAAAAGATACGCATGCCGTAAAAGCCGACGGAACACTTACGGTGAAGAGGAGCTATAAACAAAAATTCTTCGATGGTTTTAACAGCAGTTTCAGTTCGATAACAGATCGTTACGTAGGCGGTATTAAGTTTCTGATCCGGAATAAATGGGTGAGCATGGGTGGCCTGGCGCTAATTACGGTGTTTACAGTTTACCTGGTATCCACTACCAAATCAGGCTTTATTCCTACAGAAGATCAGGGATTCGTAGCCATCTCGGTGTCCACGCCGTCCGGTACTTCGCTGGATGCTACCACCAAAATGCTCAGCAAAGCCGAGAAGGAATTGCGCGCATTACCCGCCGCAAGGTTTGTTACTGCAATATCTGGCTTCAATTTATTAACCAACTCCAACAGCCCGTCGGCGGCGGTAGTATTCGTATTGCTTAAACCGAATGAGGACAGGGGAGAAGTGAAGGATATTAATGAAATTCAAAACATCATCAGGGGGAAATTAGGAGCAATTACCCAGGGTACTTTCTTTGTTTTTAGTTTTCCTACTGTTCCTGGTTTTAGTAACGTAGAGGCACTGGATGTAGTATTACAGGATAAAACAGGTGGCAAGCTGGATAAGTTTAGTGGTGTTGCCAACAATTTTATCGGCAAGCTGATGGCGAAACCAGCGATAGCTTACGCCTTTACCAGCTTCAAGGCGGATTATCCGCAATTGCAATTGGAAGTTGACGATGAAAAAGCCAACCAGTTGGGTGTTAATGTTAAAGATATTTTGCAAACCATGCAAGCCTACTTCGGCAGTGCGCAGGCATCAGATTTCAACCGATTCGGTAAATACTACCGCGTGGTGGTACAGGCTGATATTGCCGACAGAACCGATGCTGCCGCTATCGACCGGGTATTTGTAAAAAATAAAACGGGCGAAATGGTGCCGATCAATACACTGGTAAAATTAACCCGGGTGTATGGTTCAGAAACTGCCTCCCGGTATAACCTCTTTAATTCTATCCAGGTAAATGCTATTCCTAAGCCTGGTTATAGTTCTGGTGATGCCATCAAGGCTATCCAGGAGACCGCCAAAGAAGAACTGCCATCAGGATTTGATTACCAGTTCTCGGGCCAAACCCGCGAGGAGATCTCATCGGGCGGGCAATCAGCCATCGTATTTATGCTGTGTTTGGTATTCGTATACTTCCTGTTATCGGCACAATACGAAAGCTACATATTGCCGCTGGCGGTTATCCTTTCCATCCCTACCGGTATTTTCGGGGTATTTGCGGTGCTGGGATTAACCGGTATCGAAAACAATATCTACGTACAGGTAGCGCTGATCATGCTTATTGGCCTGTTGGCCAAGAACGCCATCCTGATCGTAGAGTTTGCTGTACAACGCCGTAAAGAGGGCAATAGCCTGGTAAATTCGGCTATTGAAGCTGCAAGGCTAAGGTTAAGGCCGATCATTATGACTTCGCTGGCCTTCGTATTTGGTTTGTTCCCGATGAGTATCGCAACCGGCCCATCTGCTCAGGGTAACCACTCTATCAGTATCGGCGCAGCCGGCGGGATGGTATCCGGCGTATTGCTGGGCTTGTTCATTATTCCGGTTCTGTTTGTGATCTTCCAGCATCTGCAGGAAAAAATAAGCGGCGCACCGGTAGCAAAGCACTTAGATAAAAAAGCGAATAACAACGGCGAGCACGCTGAACTACATACCGAATTGAGGTAA
- a CDS encoding antibiotic biosynthesis monooxygenase — MITKGLLVKLVAKPGKEDEVAAFLKSALPLLSEEPETINWYAFRISESTFGIMDTFAGEDGRNAHLAGKIAAALMENAPHLLALAPSIEKVDILASK; from the coding sequence ATGATCACTAAAGGACTATTAGTAAAGCTTGTTGCCAAGCCCGGAAAAGAAGATGAAGTTGCAGCATTTTTAAAAAGCGCCTTGCCACTTTTATCTGAAGAACCGGAAACCATTAATTGGTATGCTTTCCGTATAAGCGAAAGCACCTTCGGCATCATGGATACCTTTGCAGGTGAAGATGGCCGCAACGCGCACTTAGCCGGCAAAATTGCCGCCGCATTAATGGAAAATGCACCGCATTTATTAGCATTAGCGCCGAGTATTGAAAAGGTAGATATTTTGGCAAGTAAATAA
- a CDS encoding acyl-CoA thioesterase — protein sequence MDLFKTVTESQTTLTELMIPSYANFGGKIHGGIIMSLMDKVAYVCSAKHAGAYCVTASVEDIDFLAPVEVGELVSLMASVNYVGKTSLVVGIKVISENVKTHHVKHTNTSYFTMVAMDDNHIPLQVPGLILHTDVEIRRFYQGLYRKQLKKDYRREEARVKTDFEMDQTIEVLKAERCRIERAK from the coding sequence ATGGATTTATTTAAAACCGTTACCGAATCGCAAACCACCCTTACCGAACTGATGATACCCTCATACGCCAACTTTGGTGGTAAAATTCATGGTGGTATTATCATGAGCCTGATGGATAAGGTGGCTTATGTTTGTTCGGCCAAGCATGCCGGCGCATATTGCGTTACTGCCTCGGTAGAGGATATTGACTTTCTGGCGCCGGTTGAGGTAGGGGAGTTGGTGTCCTTAATGGCATCGGTAAATTATGTAGGGAAAACATCATTGGTTGTAGGCATTAAAGTTATTTCGGAGAATGTAAAAACCCACCATGTAAAGCATACCAATACCAGTTACTTTACCATGGTAGCGATGGATGATAACCATATACCCTTGCAGGTGCCCGGATTGATATTGCATACTGATGTAGAGATCCGCCGTTTTTACCAGGGGCTTTACCGCAAGCAGTTAAAGAAAGACTACCGCAGAGAAGAAGCCCGTGTAAAGACGGATTTTGAGATGGACCAAACAATTGAAGTTTTGAAAGCGGAAAGGTGCAGGATTGAAAGAGCGAAATGA
- a CDS encoding Crp/Fnr family transcriptional regulator, which yields MRLKITCLLALCVMLFSFSKIPVKPRILVFTKTSGYHHESIAVGVPAIMKLGRENNFLVDSTSDATKITEANLSKYSAVVFLHTTGYMLNNYQQADLERYMQAGGNFVGVHAAADAEYDWKYYGRLVGAYFSSHPQQQEANLNVVDKGHPSTKNLPDVWRRKDEWYNFKMISKKIHVLIKIDETSYKGGTNNGDHPMAWYQNFENGRSFYTEMGHTDESYSDPVYLNHLLGGIQWAIGDNKKLDYSKATTLRVPEENRFVKTQLNENTLFEPTEMSVLPNLDILVAQRRGEIMLYKSATKTVKQAGFLNVYWKTHTKGVNAEEGLLGMHADQDFAKNHWVYIFYSPSDTSVNRLSRFTMTGDTIDNKTEKVILQFYSQREICCHTGGSIALGPNRTLFVSAGDNSTPFDEPGKKPFNTRAFAPLDDRAEFLNHDARRSAGNSNDLRGKILRIKLNDDATYSIPEGNLFKPGTEKTRPEIYVMGDRNPYRIQVDQKNGFLYWGEVGPDAQNDSLETRGPRGYDEFNQARKAGFFGWPFFVGNNYAYHPYDYATGKSGPAFDPMHPVNDSKNNTGLRELPPAQPAFIWYPYAASPDFPQVGTGGRNAMAGPAYYTDMYPKATRMPDYFDKKVIFYDWIRGWIKLLTLQPNGDLDKMEPFMAGTKFNNPIDMETGPDGKIYVLEYGSGWFAKNKDAGIARLDYNSGNRAPEVSSVTSSKGYGAIPLTTVLTVKATDPEKNKMTYVWKLGNGVTKTTIIPKLSYIYTKKGNYTVSVQAKDEEGAFSEAKTTTVLAGQDSPDMKFKVANMKANAAGKSLMISLDCSACHKIAEKSVGPAFTEVAKKYPNNAASTAHLMKKIVTGGHGVWGDVDMPAHPALKPADTRKIVNWIYSLK from the coding sequence ATGCGATTGAAAATTACTTGTTTGCTGGCGCTATGCGTGATGCTATTCAGTTTCAGTAAAATTCCTGTAAAACCACGAATCCTGGTGTTCACTAAAACATCGGGCTATCACCACGAAAGCATTGCCGTAGGGGTACCTGCTATTATGAAACTGGGCCGGGAGAACAACTTCCTGGTTGATAGTACCTCTGATGCTACAAAGATCACCGAAGCTAATTTGAGCAAATATTCGGCGGTTGTATTTTTGCATACTACAGGCTATATGCTGAACAACTATCAGCAGGCCGACCTGGAGCGCTATATGCAGGCAGGCGGTAATTTTGTTGGCGTACATGCTGCCGCTGACGCTGAATACGACTGGAAATACTATGGCCGACTGGTAGGTGCCTATTTCAGCAGTCACCCTCAGCAACAGGAAGCTAACTTAAACGTAGTTGACAAGGGTCACCCGTCTACAAAAAACCTGCCCGATGTTTGGCGCAGGAAAGACGAGTGGTACAACTTTAAAATGATCAGCAAAAAAATTCATGTACTGATTAAGATTGACGAGACCAGCTACAAAGGCGGTACAAATAATGGTGACCACCCGATGGCGTGGTATCAAAATTTCGAGAATGGTCGTTCGTTTTATACCGAAATGGGGCATACCGATGAGTCTTATAGCGACCCTGTTTACCTGAATCACCTTTTAGGCGGAATACAATGGGCCATTGGTGATAATAAAAAACTGGATTACAGCAAAGCCACCACCCTGCGCGTGCCGGAAGAGAACCGTTTCGTTAAAACACAATTGAACGAAAATACTTTATTTGAGCCGACAGAAATGAGCGTATTGCCAAACCTGGATATTTTGGTAGCGCAACGCCGCGGCGAAATCATGCTGTACAAAAGCGCAACCAAAACCGTTAAACAGGCAGGTTTCCTGAATGTGTATTGGAAAACGCATACCAAAGGCGTAAATGCCGAGGAAGGTTTATTAGGCATGCATGCAGATCAGGACTTTGCAAAAAATCATTGGGTTTACATTTTCTACAGCCCTTCTGATACTTCGGTTAACCGCTTGTCGCGATTCACCATGACCGGTGATACAATCGATAACAAAACCGAGAAAGTAATTTTACAATTTTATTCTCAGCGCGAAATCTGCTGCCACACCGGCGGCTCAATTGCCTTAGGCCCAAATCGTACGTTGTTTGTCTCTGCTGGAGATAACTCTACACCGTTTGACGAGCCGGGTAAAAAACCTTTTAACACCCGTGCATTTGCTCCCCTAGATGACCGTGCGGAATTCCTTAATCACGATGCAAGGCGTTCGGCAGGTAACAGTAATGACCTGCGCGGCAAAATCCTTAGGATTAAACTGAATGACGATGCCACTTACAGCATCCCGGAAGGCAATTTATTTAAACCGGGTACAGAGAAGACCCGCCCTGAAATTTACGTTATGGGTGACAGGAACCCTTACCGTATCCAGGTAGATCAGAAGAACGGATTCCTGTACTGGGGTGAAGTTGGCCCTGATGCGCAGAACGATAGTTTGGAAACCCGCGGACCGCGTGGTTACGATGAGTTTAACCAGGCCCGCAAAGCAGGCTTTTTTGGCTGGCCATTCTTTGTAGGCAATAACTACGCATACCATCCTTACGATTATGCAACCGGCAAATCGGGCCCTGCTTTTGACCCTATGCACCCGGTGAATGATTCGAAAAATAACACTGGTTTAAGAGAATTACCGCCGGCACAGCCTGCCTTTATCTGGTACCCTTACGCAGCATCGCCTGATTTCCCGCAGGTTGGTACAGGTGGCCGTAACGCTATGGCCGGTCCAGCTTATTATACCGACATGTACCCTAAAGCAACCCGCATGCCCGATTATTTTGACAAAAAGGTGATCTTTTACGACTGGATCCGCGGATGGATTAAACTGCTTACCCTGCAGCCAAATGGCGACCTGGATAAAATGGAACCATTTATGGCCGGCACCAAATTCAATAACCCAATAGACATGGAAACCGGCCCCGATGGTAAAATTTACGTGCTGGAATATGGTTCGGGCTGGTTTGCCAAAAATAAGGATGCCGGTATTGCCCGTTTAGATTATAACAGCGGGAACCGCGCACCAGAAGTTTCTTCCGTAACATCCAGTAAAGGTTACGGAGCTATTCCGTTAACTACTGTATTGACCGTAAAGGCAACTGATCCGGAGAAAAACAAAATGACCTACGTTTGGAAACTGGGCAATGGCGTAACTAAAACTACCATCATTCCAAAACTTAGTTATATCTATACCAAAAAAGGTAACTATACCGTATCTGTACAGGCCAAGGATGAAGAAGGCGCATTTAGTGAAGCCAAAACAACCACCGTACTTGCCGGGCAAGATTCACCGGACATGAAATTTAAAGTGGCTAATATGAAGGCAAATGCTGCAGGTAAATCGCTAATGATCTCATTAGATTGCTCAGCCTGTCATAAAATTGCTGAGAAATCAGTAGGCCCTGCTTTTACAGAAGTGGCTAAGAAATATCCAAACAACGCAGCATCTACGGCTCACCTAATGAAGAAGATCGTTACGGGTGGCCACGGTGTTTGGGGCGATGTGGATATGCCTGCCCACCCGGCGCTGAAACCTGCCGATACCAGGAAGATCGTCAACTGGATCTATTCACTCAAATAA
- a CDS encoding glycosidase, translated as MADIAKRFPENPLLSPSHLKASLDGLHIACLLNPGVFKYEGKTWLLVRVAERPQQSEVVVSFPILTATGETQIMEIALNDADLIATDARVVRYKGVDYLTTLSHLRLLCSDDGIKFYQPEGYQYLVGRGPLQTFGIEDCRVTHLEDKFYLTFTAVSDSGVGVGMRTTTDWKTFEDHGLILPPHNKDCAIFEEKINGMFYALHRPSSVDIGGNYIWLAQSPDGEHWGNHQCIIKTRPNSWDRARVGAGCSPIKTEKGWLEIYHGANFEHQYCLGAFLLDLNDPYKVIARTEEPIMVPSEPYELTGFFGHVVFTNGHIVEDDGDTITVYYGAADEHVCGARFSMKEIFNALGV; from the coding sequence ATGGCAGATATTGCAAAACGATTTCCGGAAAACCCTTTGCTGTCCCCTTCGCATCTTAAAGCAAGTCTTGATGGGCTGCACATTGCCTGTCTGTTAAACCCAGGTGTGTTTAAATACGAGGGCAAAACCTGGCTGCTGGTGCGCGTAGCCGAACGCCCTCAGCAAAGCGAAGTGGTGGTGTCGTTCCCCATATTAACCGCAACCGGCGAAACGCAGATTATGGAAATTGCCTTGAACGATGCCGACCTGATTGCGACTGACGCCAGGGTTGTGCGTTATAAAGGCGTGGATTACTTAACCACCCTATCGCACCTGCGCCTGCTTTGCAGCGACGATGGTATTAAATTTTATCAGCCCGAAGGCTACCAATATTTGGTGGGCAGAGGCCCTTTGCAAACTTTTGGTATTGAAGATTGCCGCGTTACCCATTTAGAAGATAAATTCTACCTCACTTTTACCGCAGTAAGCGATAGCGGGGTAGGCGTAGGTATGCGAACTACCACCGACTGGAAAACTTTTGAGGATCACGGGTTGATTCTGCCGCCGCATAATAAAGATTGCGCCATATTTGAAGAAAAGATAAACGGGATGTTCTATGCGCTGCACCGCCCAAGCAGTGTGGATATAGGCGGTAATTATATCTGGCTGGCGCAATCACCAGACGGTGAGCATTGGGGAAACCACCAGTGCATTATAAAAACCCGACCAAACAGTTGGGATCGGGCACGCGTTGGCGCTGGCTGCTCCCCTATTAAAACAGAAAAAGGCTGGCTGGAAATATATCATGGTGCAAATTTCGAGCATCAATATTGCCTGGGGGCATTCCTATTGGACCTCAATGATCCGTACAAGGTTATAGCCCGAACCGAAGAACCCATTATGGTACCTAGTGAACCGTATGAGCTGACAGGATTTTTTGGCCATGTAGTTTTTACGAATGGACATATTGTAGAAGATGATGGCGATACGATCACCGTCTACTACGGGGCGGCAGATGAACATGTTTGCGGAGCCCGGTTTTCAATGAAAGAGATTTTCAATGCTCTAGGAGTGTAG
- a CDS encoding RND transporter yields MKNILSKLAFTLVVLTGCSVSKDISTPKPALPAEFRNAAATADTASVADIPWKNFFADATLQKLIDSAIVKNYDMQIAVKNIEASQLEFKRVKWDYVPSATLNVAASTNRPSDNSLNGLSLNQFIGTKHIEDYSANLALSWEADIWGKIKNRQRSALAQYLQTAEAKKLVQTNIVASVSQGYYNLLMLDEQLNIAQRNVKLNDSTLRIIRLQYDAGQVTLLGVQQAEAQRQAAEQLVPQFEQNIAIQENALRILTGELPDKIARSTKLDDLVVPETLAAGVPSEMVSRRPDVKTSELALTIANANVGMTKAEMYPALRITAQGGVNSFRASNWFNIPASLFGVVMGSVVQPLLDHKQLSTTYKVAQVEREKNVLQFRQTVLNAVGEVSDALVRIEKLKQQQAIAANRVKTLQQATTNANLLFKNGMATYLEVITAQGNVLQSELELASVKRTQLDAVSELYRSLGGGWR; encoded by the coding sequence ATGAAAAATATATTAAGCAAACTGGCCTTTACACTGGTTGTACTAACCGGTTGTTCAGTTTCAAAAGACATTTCTACACCTAAGCCGGCGCTGCCTGCCGAGTTCAGGAATGCGGCAGCAACAGCTGATACAGCCAGTGTTGCGGATATTCCCTGGAAGAATTTCTTTGCGGATGCTACCCTGCAAAAGCTGATCGACAGCGCCATCGTAAAAAACTACGATATGCAAATAGCGGTTAAAAACATCGAGGCATCGCAGCTGGAGTTTAAGCGGGTGAAGTGGGACTATGTACCCTCTGCTACTTTAAACGTTGCAGCCAGCACTAACCGCCCAAGTGATAACAGCCTAAATGGCTTGAGTCTGAACCAGTTTATCGGCACCAAACATATTGAAGATTATTCTGCCAACCTTGCGCTGTCATGGGAAGCAGATATTTGGGGGAAGATCAAAAACCGCCAGCGCAGTGCGTTGGCCCAGTACCTGCAAACCGCAGAAGCAAAAAAACTGGTGCAAACAAATATTGTAGCCAGTGTATCGCAAGGTTATTATAACCTGCTGATGCTGGACGAACAACTCAACATCGCGCAGCGAAATGTAAAGCTGAATGATAGCACCTTGCGCATTATCCGTTTACAATATGATGCCGGGCAGGTAACCTTGCTGGGCGTTCAGCAGGCAGAGGCGCAGCGGCAAGCTGCAGAGCAATTGGTGCCACAGTTTGAACAGAATATCGCGATACAGGAAAACGCCCTGCGCATTTTAACTGGTGAATTGCCTGATAAAATTGCAAGGAGCACGAAACTGGACGACCTGGTAGTTCCCGAAACATTAGCTGCGGGCGTACCATCTGAAATGGTGAGCCGCAGGCCGGATGTGAAAACATCTGAATTAGCCTTGACTATTGCAAACGCAAATGTAGGTATGACCAAGGCAGAAATGTACCCTGCGTTGCGGATCACCGCACAAGGGGGTGTAAACTCCTTTAGGGCAAGTAACTGGTTCAATATCCCTGCCTCGCTGTTTGGCGTGGTAATGGGTAGCGTGGTGCAGCCTTTGCTTGATCATAAGCAGCTGAGCACAACCTACAAAGTGGCGCAGGTAGAAAGAGAAAAAAATGTGTTACAGTTCCGCCAAACCGTTTTGAACGCCGTTGGCGAAGTGAGCGATGCTTTAGTAAGAATAGAAAAGCTGAAACAACAGCAGGCTATCGCTGCCAATCGTGTTAAAACCCTGCAACAGGCAACTACCAACGCTAACCTGTTGTTTAAAAACGGTATGGCTACTTACCTGGAAGTGATTACAGCCCAGGGCAATGTGCTGCAAAGCGAGCTGGAATTAGCATCGGTAAAGCGCACCCAACTGGATGCCGTATCAGAACTTTACCGCTCCTTAGGCGGCGGCTGGAGATAA